The nucleotide sequence cctgaaaatagtaaGCCTGGAGGCCGTATCATAATTTACAGGGACATATACGTAGTCAAGATAAAGTCTGAGGACTTAATCAAACAATAGCGAAGAGGATAAGAATCTCCAATTCTCCTGTGCGGCTAGGGATTCACCCAGCCGTCGCCACCGATTACAGAACGACGGCACGCCGCCTACGGCGAGCCGGACATCGACGGCCTCCGCGACCGCGCCTGGAGGCATCGCCGGCCGGAGGGTGCCGCCTTGCCGGTAGAAGCTCTTCGCGCCGCAGCCTGGTACAGGAGAGGAACCGCGTCATGGCTGGTCGCTCCGCGGGAGCCGCCCATCACGCGTGGAAGCGCATCCATGTCGAGGCCGAAGGCCATGGCTGCTTGGACCACCGCACTATATGAACAAGCGCGCAGTTCCGCGTCCAAAGTAATTTAGAGGTATGAACATGACGAACTAAAGAAATACCATGTGGGTGCTTCCGTTTCTTGGTTTGGATGTTCAATCCATCGATCGTGGGTGCCAATTCTCATGTTCCTTCTTTCTATTTGTTCGTCTTTTTCTCTGCCGATGTCTCGCCGAGCGCCATCGAGGGCCATGCCTTGAGTTCGAGGTCGCGAGGATGCGAGTCGACGCTGCGCGTACAGGCGCAAACGGCAGACGCGAGCGCCACTGCGACTGATGTCGCCATCCGCGTTGGGGTTTGCTGCTTCACCGCAAAAACGCCGGATAGCGCCGGTGCAGCCCACGGCCGAGAGTTGCGCGATGCACTAGATGCGCGAGCGCCGCTGCGCTGCCCGTCTTTTCCTGTCGTTGGCCTAATCGCTCTCGGTTAGGGCAAAGTGTTGATAACGTGTGAAAGTAAAACGAGAGAGAGGAGCAAATGATAATCCATCAGTCTTTATTGATGATAGAAGTGGGCTATTTATACCCAGGCGGAAGTACACATGATGTTTGGCGGTCAAGTAAACACATAGTTACTTGAGAGCCAAGGAATTACATAGTTGCCTTGAGAGCCAAGGAAGTACATGGTTACTTGAGAACCAAGCAACCTATCTAACAATTAACTCAATCCTAATTAGCTTAATCAATATGCAACTATTCTATTCTTAACACTGTTGATTAGTCAAGTACTACCAGCTGATCACGTTCACATGCCGACTGGGTTTACACCCTGGTGTGACCAGTATTTCCGTTCCGTAATCTCGCTCTGATTGATTCCCACGCCGGCGCACAAGACGCCTCGTTCAGTTCCCGTATAATGCTAGAGGACAGCGTACGGCGAGAATCTACAGATATAGGCAACTGGGCGCGTCCACAAGGACAACGACGTGGATCCATAATTGACGATTCCGTCTCCACGCCGTGCATGATCCGTCCAGCCTAACCATGCACGATCTCCTTACTCTTAGCCAGACTCTTGCATCATCTGAATGAAACTGAGAAACATGGCCACCGTCCGTGTTACCAGCAATCAACCGTCCCGCCCGCTTTGCAGTTCCAGACCAAACATTCTCACACACAACCTCCGGCGCTTTCACCTCGCTCTGGGGCTGGGCCTGGCATCGGTATAAAATAGTCGGTGGCAGCTGGTTCCAACTGTAAGGATGGGGAGGGATCCAGGCTTGTTTGACCGGAGGGGGAGGCGACAGCTAGCACTATCACCGGacgcaccaccgccaccgccaccaccaccggcAGGTTGCAGGAGAAGAACATGGCAGCGGAAAGCTTGAGCGACACAGCGCCATGGATCCAGCAATAGAATACTGACGGTCGCAGTCACAGCTAGCGCCCAGTCCAGCAGGTACAGTCCACGGCAACAGATCTGGGGGAGGAGACCCGAGACCGTTATTCTGACGCGTAGCAAAGCGATTCATGATGCACGCTGCCGCATCCGGCAGCCTGCAGCTTCGTGACCGAGCGCGACTGTTGGTTttgatggccatcatcatcatgactGCACGTGATCCATGGCCGGGCAAAGGGTTGCCGTGCCCGCTCTTTACCAGAGAGAGGGAGCTTTGCCTTGCTCAGTGTCAGCGGGGGTACTTGATGTAGTTTCCCATTTCAAATGCAAGATTTTACTTGGCATCCCAGCCGGTGCAGCACCAGGTATGCGGTGAATAAGTCCATTAGGTAGTAGCAAGTTGCTTAACCTTGATATGATCGCCATGTCCCAGCAAGATTATTCATTCTAGGGATCGTTCGTTTTGAACGAAACCAAAACGTAAGAATTATGAGTAGTATATAGGAATTTGATAAGATGGCATCCTAAAATGAGCTTGAAGTGAATGTGTAGTTTTCTCCAAAAACATAGAAAATGAATagtattcctatgaaattcctatacGCATTTCCTACAAATCGAATGCATCTATAGAAATTTTTTCTCTGGGATCCTTGTTTCTATGTTTTTTCTATGAAAATCCTTCAAACCGAATGAGGCCCTTGGGTTCCTAGTTTCCCAGCACCGGACCCATGCACCGATTACCCAAGAGAAGCCACAGCTCAATCCCACCTAGAATGGCCCCGTTTAATTCAGATTCTGATCTTCTCTCTTAAAAATATGTTTCGTTCAAATTCGACAGCAACGAGCTGCGAAAGTTGCCGCATTTTCTAACTTTTTTATTGTTTCTTTTTGGAGGAAAAGAGATGCTCGTACTGGTACAGCAACAAAGTTGACGCAGATCTTCCGTCAAAGTCATAGGTTGGTAGggttattttttcttttgcattgtTTATGTAAAAAAGGGGTCAGTTATTTTTTCGTAGGCGGTCTCGATTGATTGCCATTCATCAACTACTACCTTTTTCTTTGGAATCATTCGTCAACTACCCCAGGCCAACAACTCGCATTTTTTTTAGACAAACTTCGAAGCTTTTATTACACCGTGACAATGTTTACACGGACGAAATAGAGTCCATCCGGCTGACCTAGCCAAACATGCCGGCCAGCTGGTAGGGATAAAGCGTGCTTCGCAAGCTTGTAAGCCTCGACATTCAAGCTCCTAAACTCATGACCAATATTACAAGTATGAAAATTTGACCTATGTTCTGCTATTTCATGTATAATCGCTCCATAGACTCGCATGCCGGATACTATCGGTACCTGGGCCCAATGGGTCTGCAAATGGCCCAAATACATTGCATTGTGTACTTTGCGGCTAGCACTGGCCCAAAAAACAAAGTACACAATCACCCTAAATACCTCAGCAAAAAAAAAGCAATTCACGCTGTTCTCTACTGGATTATCACAAGCATCGCGCCATTGTCATGACAAGAGAGATTTCATGGAGTTGCCGTCTGCAGACGTGCGTAAGCAGCAGAGCCAGATGCTTGAAAGCTGCCTCCCGAGGACTTGAACAGCTGCAGCAGTACGCTATTGAGCACTGTTTTCTGGTGCACCTGAAAGTCCTGAACAAATTTCGGTAGCATAGCACAAACTTGTGACAGGCCGGCTGCATAAAAGAAGACATGCCGACAGATGCCGCGACCCGCTGAAAGACACGGCATCGTTCCAAAGATGAGCTGACAATTCACAACAATCTTCTGCCATTTGTTATTTGGACATGAAGATGACCACTTCCACGATTTTACACATGACGATGAACGAAGCATGAGATATCTCGATATGTTTCTCAGCATGAGGTAATTAAATTAATCGTCGAGCAGCAACAAGCTAAGCTCGGACCTTAGTTTCTTCCCTAGATGGATCTAGCTAGTCGCTAGCTAGCTGGTGAAGTACAATAAGAAAGACGACGTAGAAGCCTTCGTGGACGGTATGCACATGCACGTAATCACGATCTCAGATGATGTGCTTCATCGCTGCACGCAGCTGAACCCATGGCACACCGCCATCCACACGCCGAACAGCACCAGGCACAGCACCACGTCCACGCCGATCACGGCCATGGCGTGGCGCCGCCACCACGTGCGCCTCCAGGAGGGCCGTGCTGGCCGCCTGCGTGGCGCGCCTTCCTCCGGCAGCGCCTCCTCGTCCTTGTCGGACGTGTGCTCGCTCCATGAACCGTCGCCGGGGAGCATCACCGAGTTTGCAGCCGCGGAGGAGCTCATCCCGGCCTGCAGCGTTTGCACGAACTGCCGCACAAGGCCGGACACTGCTTCGTCGCGCAGCCTCCTCCTCGGCGCGGAACCGCACGTGTCACGGACGCGCTCCAGGAAGCGGACGACCTCGGTGCTGCCCGGCGTGGGCTCCGCGACGGCGAGGTACGTGCGGCCGTCGTCAGCTGCAAGGACCGCGAACGTGCGCCTGCCGTCGTAGGTGTGGTGGTGCCATTGGTGGTGCTCCGGCGCGTGGTCGAGGCAGAGCGCCGCCAGCGCACGGGACGCCTCCGCGTCCTCGCCAACCTCGCTGGAGCGGAAGTACGATAGCCTGTCCTTGCCCCTGGACGTCACGGCCACGCAGAAGAAGACGCTGGACTCCAGGCCGTCACCTTCGctggcgccggcggcggcctcCTTCATGGCCTCCAGTCTTGAGACGACGAAGCCGCTCGGGTTTGATCGGCGAGAGATCATGCAAACTCGGAAGAGATTTGCGTCGAGGAGAGACTACATGTACGTGGCTGGCTGTGGAGGTTGTGACCTTGGAATGCCAAGGGGCAGCTTCAAACCAACATGTGCTGGTATCACAGATGAGAGATGCAAAAGTTTTGGAGACAAACGGCGCAGAGTAAAGCTGCTGCAGTAGCAGTCTTTATGCAGAGATGATTTCGGTTTTCATATAATGTTGGAGCTGCAGCAGAAAAGGCAGAGAGGATATGTGCCTTGTACGGCGGTTGTGGCTAAAggataaacaagcagacaaggaAAGAAGCCCTAGACGTAGAGAGCATTAGAGATAACTTACTTGAGGAGGGAAGCAATGAGAAGCGCGCCATCTTGATGCAAAATGATGCATGCCTTCAAGTGTGGTTTTCGGCCTTGGAGAAGGCTTTAAGGGGTCTGCTGTTGCGATTTGAGAAGAAAAGTATTTTTGCTGTAGAATTTTCGTCCGATGATAAGATACTTTGGGGTTAGGTGAGTCAAAACGTTCACGAGTCAAATTTAGTGCTTTCACAAGAGTAACATAGAGGCTAGTTTTTAGGTGGTCTGGACAGTGACAAATCTGAACAAGTCACCTGTTAGTAGTATTACACATAAGAGGATAGGTGGAACATCACTAGTAGGAAAAAGAACAAACTTGTCAACACACCACGCAACATATTTTATCCTTCACCTAACAGCAAAGTTTCTAGGCTAAAAGACAAAAACCAGCAATGACACCTTAGCACAGAAATCACAAAACAACGAAGCTATTGAGCcaagtatatactccctccgtttcaaattactcgtcgtggttttagttcaaattgaactaaaaccacgacgagtaatttggaacggagggagtataatacaaTAACAATATAGGGTTGGTGGGTAAGCCTACATTCCAGAAACTTAGTTGTCCATGATGGGGATTCAACTGTGTTGATAAGCAGGGCCACAAACACAGGAAGTTACTTGACTTCATAATTATACGTGGCTCCAGAGCTGAGAAATCTGGGCAAGAGCAATGATCATTCGAGTGCACAACAAGGAGCTTTAAGAATAATAACTCAAATCATCCATTGATATGATCATTAATCCGCGAGCCAGAGGCCATGAAAACGGCCAGCAATGTTGCATTTCTTTGATTCCCAGGAAAAGAAAAGATCTACCAAGCTATCTGTTAGACAGGGATTAAAGAAAAGGAAGGAGATGTACTGGGCAGAGCCTTCAGTTGCCAATTTACCGTCGATAAAACGGATATACCAGCCAAGCAATGACACCTAAGCACAGAAATCACAAACAACAAAGCTATAGAGCCAAGTAATACAACAAGGTGCTATTGCATTCCAGAAATTTAGTTGTCCCTGATGGAGGTTAAATTCTGTGATGATAGGCAGGGACACAAACATAGGACAGTTTACTTGAACTTATGATTATATGGGGCCTCGGAGCCGAGACATCAACATCTGCTGGGTAAGTAACAGCAATGATCATTCGAGTACATAGCAAGGCACTTTAGGAATAACTCAAATCATCCACGCATATGATCATTAATACGTGAGTCAGCAGGGGTGCAACAGCCCCCGCTATTGCATTTCTTTATTTTCCAAGGAAGAGAACAGATCTAGCAGGCTATCTTCTAGACAAGTACAAAGGGTGTACAATGTACTGGGCAGAGCCTTCCGTTGCCAACTTACTGTTGATAAAACGGATATACCAGCCCTATATACATGCATGGAAATGAAGTGCAAGGGTACAAACAAGATGCTACTGAGAATTCAAGGAACTAAGAAGCTACATTTAACCTGCATACTTTTTATACCCGCTCCCGCTCTTTGGTGCCTACTGCCTAGTAGGATGGGTAAATAATTGGTTGCCTCATAGCTCCATGACCAACAGCATTCACAACATAACCTCCATAGCTAGCATTCAGAACAGAACCATATACATGACTGTTGTAACCATACGTACCATGGACAAACTCTCGGTGCCCATGCACGGGTCGAGGTGGTAATGCTGGTGAAAGGAGAAAACAATAGAACACAATGAGATCAAGTCATGTATCCTGGAATATGTATAAACAGACCTAGGAAATAGCCTCACCTTGAGGGTGAACATTGTAAGGATGATAGCCTTGTGAAAAACCATTATGTGGAATCCCACCATTTACCACCGGATATGCTGGTTTATGCGACACAAGTGTATCACTAGAATGCACAAACTGAGGCTGCTTTGGTAATGGTATAGGGTTGAGTTTAGGCATTACTGGATTATTGCCATTTGATGACGGCTTGTCTTGTCCGGAAAGCTGTCAAAATTGATACGAATTTAGGGATTAGACCTTGCTTATATTAATACAAAACACACATATGTATACACGGTTATAAGAAGTAAGGGCAACAATTAGTGTGTTCCAATCAAGTTGCAATTTGTAACCAGTGTTAATTTGCAAGGTAATGATCGTACAGATGTAGCATATCTATATTGAAGATCACAAAAGAAGAAACATACCGCAAATTTAAGTGTTTTACCATTAAGCCTAACAAGTCCTGAAAAAAGTCTAACAGCATACTGAGCAACTGCCTCTGTCTCATACTCAGCAAAAGCAAAACCTTTGGGACGCCCAGTTTCTTTGTCACATGGTATGTGTAGGTCTACTACATGACCGGCCTGAATAAGAATCTCATACAAGACTCTTTCAGGGACCTTCTCATCCAAGTTGCCTGTTGAGAAAAACAGGTCATAGAATTAATACAACACAAAACATTGCTTAAGTAATACAACAGACTGTAGTAAGATGTGTACAGGGATGTTACATAAATCATAGAAAAAGGACCGAACACTAGGATTGCCCAGAGAGAACACCATATGCATACAGTGAATCAGTGATGCCTCAGAACAGCAAACAGAGTGTAACAACCTATGAAAGTGACCGAGAAAACTAGACAGTGATAAAAGAGCGCTACCCAAACAGACCCAGCTATGCGATTATTATTCCAGGTAATGCAAGAGTCAATTTGTCTCCATGTCAGGTAATTCCCCAAATACATGTGCAAAACTCGAAATGCTCTTTGTCCAAAACACAACCATTAAGGATAATTATACTGCAATGCCTGCAGAGCACACTGCAGCAACATGAAACAAACCTTCGAGGTTGTTTACTGTTTTTTTTTATCAACCAACATAACTAGCAACTCGACCTACAGATGGCAGTGTCATGGCTCACCAGGAATCATTTGGCCGGCAAATTAGAACTATATAACCATCGCATGCTGACATGTAACAAACGACAACCACAAGTACAACAACAGATAACACCCTCACAGAAGAATTGTTTTACTAATACCAACCGGTGGCACCAGGATAACATTGTGATACTTCATACATAGCAGGCACTAAACAAGCCTGAAAGCGCAAAAGGGGATGAATCGCAATTGCACCGTTCTAATCTACACTTCTCCCCGCACGCACTATAACCCTAGCGCGACTAATCAATCGACCACCGAGACGCACATCGACCAAACCCCTAGAAATTAGGGCACGCATCTAATTCAATCCGAACCAAACGGGACGCGGCGGTTACGCGGGCAGGACCGCAGGAGGGGAGCGCGACGCGAAGGGGGCTCACCTACGTAGACGCTGCAGGCCGGGTTCCTCGCCATTGGGGGCCGGATCTGGGCGCGAgggcgtggaggaggaggaggaggagcaccgcGCGCTCACGGCCGCCGTCGCGCCGcaatccggaggaggaggagggagcgaAAGGAGTCGCGCGAAGTCGCTCGGGCGAATTGCGGCGCAGGAAGGAGGACGCAGGGTCTCTCTAGTCGGGCCGGTTCGCACCTGGGCCGTTGGGCGGTGGCTATTTGTCTGGCGCCGCCTCGAGATTCGGGAATCGGCTCGGTCTCCGACTCCAAGACCGACGAGGAAAGGCGTGCCCTGGCCCGAGTCGACAGCCGAAGAGGAAGAGACGGATACGCGGTAGACACCGGGGTATGTGGACTACGTGGCAGGGCCACGCGGAAGCCTGCGATTGGCCGGCGCGCGTGTCGTGCACGCGAGAGTACCGGCCGAACCAAACTGTGACGTGTATGTCGGCCACATCACGTTTCGGTTGACGTCGTACCGTCCAGCTGCATGTCGACAAGGCGATGACACTATACTAGTACAGGTATACCTAGCACTAATGACGCGCCATGCCTCATCGGCAATCCTGAAGCCAACCACCCGTAGAGTACAGAGTGGTTGATGATAATCTTGTTTGAGAAAAAATAATGCTCCTTTCAGGGTGGTCGGCATGGAAATAGTACAAGTGTCGCAATGGACAATGAAAGACATTATCATTTAGGCCTGACACTAAGCCCTCGGATGATTAGGTACTTTCCGGTGAAACCAGCTCACAAGAATGCAAGTTCTCATTGATgtatatattttttaaaatttatttcagACTTTTAACGATGTTTGTTCAGTATGGTCGGCATGAAAAAAAAGGACAGTACTTGCTAATAATAATCCTATAGGGTGGTCGACATGAAACTGTTGCAATGGACACTACAAATCATTATCATCGACCCGTAAAATTTGGCCGTTTCCCCACATTTCCCGCATGGAAGCATGGCTTTCTACCCCGTGATTTCTCCCTGATTTAGGAATTTCGCAGTTTGAAACCGAAGCTTTTGAGTTCTGACGGTGACAACGGCAGGCAGCGGGGTTTCTGCCGTTCCACGTCGCAAGGGAACAAAAGGGCCACCTCATCGCGAGGCGAACAGGCTGGACGTGTCGACGCGGCATGAATCGCCGTGCCAAACGCTGTAAGCCGACAAGGAGATCTCGCGATACAAAACCCAGGGGCGCCTCcctggcctccacctcctcctcctccccctcccccctctccaccTGCCTTCCATCCCTCCCCCCGATGGAGCTCCGGCCGTTTCAAAAGGCAGCCCCCACCCTCCCCCGCAGCtcgccccaccgccgcccggccCCGTCCCCCGCCCGCGCCGACCCGCGGCCGCGGTTCTGAGCGCGCgcgcgcctcccctcccctcccccctccctccccccggcTCGGATTCCGTTCGTCGCCCTCGCTTCCCCGCGCCGGACCAAGGGTGCCGCGGGGCGCGCAGATGCGAGGCGGGGAGAAATGCAGAAGTCGCGGAGAGACCTCATGAAGAGGAAGGCGGCGGCCAAGGCGCACGAGCAGGGCGCGGGCGCGGCCGCCGggatgaggcggcggcggctgtacGGCTTCTCCGCCTCGCTCGTCGTCGCGTCCTGGGCCGCGCTCCTCATCCTCAACTCGCTCGTCGGCCACGGCGACGGTCAACGCGGTACGCATGGTCCGGGCCTTCTTCTCTCCTCCGTCCCTGAAACTCTGAAGTTCCGCTCGCCTTGATGATGAATGAATCCTGTGCCGTGCTGCGCGGTGGTTGCGTGGTGCGGCGATCGGTAGGTGTTTGGTGGATTGTCCGTGGCTGTCGGTGGTGCCGTGCAGGCGCGATCGAACCCCCGTTAGGCTTAGATCCGTAATAATCCGTATGCGGTTGTTGCGCTCTCTCTGATCACCGAACAGGTTGCTGGTTGTTAGATGCGTTGCCGAAATTTCCACGTTTGTGTTCTGTGTCCGAGATTTACTGAACGCTCCTGTCATCAGTTTTTAAATAAACTTGGTTCCGTGTTGACTGAGATCACATTTTCTTCGTCTGATTTCTGCAGATGGTGGAGACCCGATTGTTGCCATTCCCATTGCTGGGCCTGGGCCTACAATGAATGAAGGTTCTGTTGGTCCTGATGTTGTACACCAGGAGCACGAGGAGAATTTGGCGGTGTCTGGTGACACATGTGTTAAACTTGATGAAAGTGTCTTGCTTTCAGAAGAGACAGTTCTGcaggaagatgaagtgtgttccAAGGATGATGCTGGAAGTGATGACATGGAAGCTGTAACCAAGGATGATCAAATTGATCTGTCAGAAGGC is from Triticum aestivum cultivar Chinese Spring chromosome 3A, IWGSC CS RefSeq v2.1, whole genome shotgun sequence and encodes:
- the LOC123062798 gene encoding phytolongin Phyl1.2 isoform X1 yields the protein MISRRSNPSGFVVSRLEAMKEAAAGASEGDGLESSVFFCVAVTSRGKDRLSYFRSSEVGEDAEASRALAALCLDHAPEHHQWHHHTYDGRRTFAVLAADDGRTYLAVAEPTPGSTEVVRFLERVRDTCGSAPRRRLRDEAVSGLVRQFVQTLQAGMSSSAAANSVMLPGDGSWSEHTSDKDEEALPEEGAPRRRPARPSWRRTWWRRHAMAVIGVDVVLCLVLFGVWMAVCHGFSCVQR
- the LOC123062798 gene encoding splicing regulator RBM11 isoform X2, yielding MARNPACSVYVGNLDEKVPERVLYEILIQAGHVVDLHIPCDKETGRPKGFAFAEYETEAVAQYAVRLFSGLVRLNGKTLKFALSGQDKPSSNGNNPVMPKLNPIPLPKQPQFVHSSDTLVSHKPAYPVVNGGIPHNGFSQGYHPYNVHPQALPPRPVHGHREFVHGTYGYNSHVYGSVLNASYGGYVVNAVGHGAMRQPIIYPSY